The window TTCTGATCAATGATGGCACCACAGGATAACCACAGCAATGGAAACCCGGTAGTGGGGCTGAGCCACCCCTCTTCTGGGACTCTGCGTTCTGCCCAGTGTGGCCCCAAGGGATGGTGGTTTCACTGCAAGcacagctgggggctgctgagAGGGCAAGATGGCAATGCTCTCTGCAGGAGATGCTCCCTTGCAGCCTGTGCATGCCCTGGCCTTGTCCCAGTGATGCTCTACCCCTGCCCCGTGGGTTTCCCAGAAGCTTTGGGGTGGATGCAGCCAAGCACTGCACCCTGTGTTGGGGCAGAGGGTTGTGGTGGGGTTGTTTTTGGATGCAGGGTGTGTGCTGCGGATGTGCTCTTGCAGCACCCTTCCTGCgggtgcagctcctgcacactgctgtgccGGTGCTTGCGGTCAGGGCGGGTTCCTCCTCAGCATCCCTGTGCTCTGTGAACCTGAGTGCTGCCCTGGGCGGGTGCAAGGAGAAGCATTTAGGTGTGGGGGCTCTGTGAATGCATAGAGCCAAGCCCCTGCCCTCCTCCTTTCCACACGGGGTCCCCTGTGTCATCCCATGGGGTCAGCTCTCAGGGATCTGTGCCTGCACCGTGCCATGGGCACTGCCAGCTTTTGCACTGCCTTTCCTAtcacttctgctttcacttGTGCTTTGAGCACAAGCCCCAGCGTGCAGGCTCGGAGAAGCAGGGCAGTGGAATAGCCACGGGACCATCATCCTGGTAAAGGAGCAGGAGGCTGATTTCTGGGGTGCACACAGCCCCCTGGCCTCCGGTGTCAGCGTCACGTCCTCTTCTTGCAAGGCTCCAAAACCACAGCCACATTTCCTGCCTGCCTCACTGGGGAGTTGCAGGCGGAGCGCAGCCCACGACGCCCCTGGGTTTGGGACCTCAGCAGCGACAGCCACCGGTGCTGCAGCTCGGGGTCCCTCAACATCCCCCGGCACAGGTGAGCCTCAAAACCCATGGGGAtggagcagggtgcccaggggATGCATAGAGTCTGCAGGGGCTGTCACCTCTTCCCCATGCTGCTCACCGGGATGTGAGGAGGGCGGATGTGGGGCAGTTTTGGGGCTGGATGTGAGCTGTTTGGGGGCTGCTGAGTGCCGGGTGGGTTTGGGTGGTTTTAATCCTGCTCTGAGTGGATGCCCCCAGCATTATGTTGGCAGCACAGAGGGGGAGGAAGGCACTGGGGGTTCTCAATCTGCAGCCCGTACCATCCCCACACTTTCATTTCCACTCAGGCAGCCCTCCTGCACTCACTCTTCTTACAGTGGCCGTCTCCATCACAGCTCGTTTCCCATTTCCAGCCTTTCCACTTCCCTTTGCAAACTCTCTTTGCTCGGGTGGAGGGGCCTCGTTTCACCCACCCCATGTGTCCTCCCCAGGTCCCATGGCACTGGGCTACAccgtgctgctggcactgctgctcagcaccctGCAGGACTGCAGGCCCCGGCCCATGCAGCAGGACCTGCAGTGGGTCTGGGGGGCAGCAGAGATCCCGGCTGAGCCCCCGCTGCCCTTGCGCAGAAGAAGAGCTGATGCTGGACCCCACAGCACCACTGTGATGCCTGTTAGCAATGAGATTGCATCCCCTGGGCATGACATGCTGATGGAGCCGGATAACACCACTGGGCAGCCCAAACCTTTGGTGGTCACCACAGCAGGTGAAATGGATGACTCCACTGAGCCTCATGCACTGCTGGACACGGAGGCAGACAACACCTCCAGCCAGGCCTTGGTGCCGACCACGGCCGGTTCCTTGGATGAGACCGATTCCCCCCAGTCTCAGCTCTTGGGCACAAAGTCACCACCGCAGCCAGGCAACACCCCCAGGCAAGCCAAGGCCTCGCTGGTCACCACAGTGAATCCATTGAATGAGACCAACACCCCTGAGCCCACTGTGCCGCTGGGCTCAGAGCTGACATCAAAGATGAACGACAGCACCAGCAAAGCCAAGGCCTTGGTGGTCACCACAATGGATCCTTTGGATGAGACCGACTCTCCTGAGACAGCGCCCGGCACAGCACCCCAAAGCGGCAGCACCCTTGTGCCCAACCAGCTGATGGAATCCACAGGGCATGGCACGGATGGGACCGTCACCAGTGACACGGACATCTCCACGGAGCCAGGCTCAGCTCTACTCCCCACCACCACATTTTCCAAAAAAACTGGCTCTCGCCCTCCATGGGAGGTGGACACAACACCTTTATCCATGAAACCATGGGGGACCACAGCGTCGGAGCCCTCCGATGACCTGTGGGACAACAGCTCGCTGATGAACAAGTGCCTGCTGgccatcctgctgctggcactggtgGCCGGGCTCTTCATGGTGTGCACGGCAGTGCTGGGCACCTTGCTTTGGCGGCGGGTGAGGACGGCTCGTCGGCAGCTTGGCCCCACCGAGATGATTTGTATTTCCTCACTGCTGCCCGACAGCGAGCGTGCTGCCAGCAATGGTCCCCGGCGTGGCATCCCTGTGCGTCACAGGCTGCTGGTCGATGCCAGCTCTGAAGCTGATGGTGATAACCTGACgctcagcagctttctgccGGAGCATTCCTGAAGCATCGTGGTGATGGAACAGCGTGGGGTCCGCCGCTGGTGCCACCACTGTTCGCCTTGGAACTGTATGGAAAAGACTCATCCACCCCATTAAAATGCCTCTGCTACACAGATGCGGTGATCTCTCAGTGCCTGCCCACATCCCCGTCCTGAAATTTCGcttctccatcctcctcctctgatggcagcagcagaaatgaaaccCTCCCAGGGTGCAGAGTGTATGGAGATGGTGATCCCAGGGTTCCCAACCTCATGCTGGGAGTGGAAAGGGTGGTGGTGCTGCAGTGAGTGTGTTTGTGGCTTAACATGCTCCTGCCTGCAGTCAAATGCAATGGGGCAAGGGGATGGCACTGGGGCTGGTAGGGTGCTGCTGGCCTGTATCCCACACCCACAGGTGGTGGTTGTGGGCTCTTGGCCTTGTGTCCAGGGGGAGAAGAGGACTCTGGGACCATGCTGGTCTCACCTTGTCCCAGTGGGGAGGTGTCGGCCATCCCTAGAGTCATCAACCCAACCTCTTCCCTGTGCTCAGCTTGGAGGAGTCACCCAAGTGAGCAAAAATGGCTTACATCCCTGCCCCACCATAGGGCTGTGCCCCTGTGTCACCATCCTGGTCCTCCATGGGCACATCCTTGCATCCCCATCCATGTGCCATTTGGGCACAGCATCCCCACCCCTGCTCTTCCAGTCTCAACATCACCATCCCCAACGTCTCCATCCCCAatctccccatccctgtcccagcTCAGCATCCTGCTCCCACCATCCTCAGCCCTCTCCCCCCgccctgtccccatgtccccaccaCCGTGCTCACACCACCATTTGCAGCATTTGGGCAGCGAAGCCCCTCCCCAAGTGCTGTGCCCCAATGCATCCATGCCTCGAAAGCAGAGGAGTGGCCATCCCGCTCCCGCCCTGGCCTCTGTGTGTTTACATTCACGCTCTGCTTTGAATATTTTCCACCTCGCTCAATGTAAATGTTTACGGTGAGGCTGCAGGGCCGGTGCAGCGGGGACGGCGTGGTGGGGccaccccacagctgctctTCCATAATGACAGCTGTCTGCCATCAGATGGATGTGGTGCCACGCTCCTTGCGAGGGACAGGGTGTAGGATGGGATGTCCCCATGCCTTGAGCCACAACACAGGGCAGCGGCCAGGTTGGCTCCAAGGGTAGCTCCGTGCTTGGGATGCAGTGgctgtgcacagtgctgggcagagcacagtgctgtgttgtGCAGGCTGCTTTGtggctcactgctgtgctgcccacaTGG of the Lagopus muta isolate bLagMut1 chromosome 17, bLagMut1 primary, whole genome shotgun sequence genome contains:
- the SELPLG gene encoding P-selectin glycoprotein ligand 1 translates to MALGYTVLLALLLSTLQDCRPRPMQQDLQWVWGAAEIPAEPPLPLRRRRADAGPHSTTVMPVSNEIASPGHDMLMEPDNTTGQPKPLVVTTAGEMDDSTEPHALLDTEADNTSSQALVPTTAGSLDETDSPQSQLLGTKSPPQPGNTPRQAKASLVTTVNPLNETNTPEPTVPLGSELTSKMNDSTSKAKALVVTTMDPLDETDSPETAPGTAPQSGSTLVPNQLMESTGHGTDGTVTSDTDISTEPGSALLPTTTFSKKTGSRPPWEVDTTPLSMKPWGTTASEPSDDLWDNSSLMNKCLLAILLLALVAGLFMVCTAVLGTLLWRRVRTARRQLGPTEMICISSLLPDSERAASNGPRRGIPVRHRLLVDASSEADGDNLTLSSFLPEHS